The Ciona intestinalis chromosome 13, KH, whole genome shotgun sequence genome has a segment encoding these proteins:
- the LOC100185093 gene encoding serine/threonine-protein kinase ULK3 has protein sequence MASSSKSINKTTYVTPKLKDFVFTEKLGSGTYATVYKAYRKSCEHRQVIAVKCIQKSNLNRVSIENLLLEIEILKQIKHEHVVELFDFQWDDSFIYLIMEYCGGGDLSGFIQSKRMIPEYTVRRFLQQIASAVKVLHDHNISHMDLKPQNILLTSNYQPVLKIADFGFAQHIESVQEYSLRGSPLYMAPEMILMKKYDAKVDLWSIGVILYESLFGEAPFASRTLEDLEAKIQSQDPILVPRTPQTSNDCKNLLYGLLRRDPDQRISFEDFFAHPFVDLEHKPSQDCLPKATEIVMSAVASDRAGDLAKAAKLYSEAIEYFVPAIYYENDQLKKAALRTRVTEYCNRAEQLKILSKPVTTPTDSLEQLKLLSEDNQVITEAIQMIFEARKAEKNDKFQQALDLYTEVLGNLIPILGKEKPTRRKELLHSQVQFLLTRAESIRSYVSVQEIEIQQPNVQVENKPTKCSIS, from the coding sequence ATGGCTTCGTCGTCTAAGAGTATAAACAAGACCACCTACGTCACACCGAAGCTAAAAGACTTCGTTTTCACGGAAAAATTGGGCAGTGGGACATATGCAACTGTTTATAAGGCTTATAGAAAATCCTGTGAACACAGACAAGTTATTGCTGTGAAATGCATCCAAAAATCAAACCTGAACCGTGTTTCTATTGAAAACCTATTGCTAGAAAttgagattttaaaacaaatcaagCACGAGCATGTTGTTGAACTGTTTGATTTTCAGTGGGatgattcattcatttatttaataatggAATACTGTGGGGGTGGGGACCTATCTGGCTTTATACAGTCAAAACGAATGATACCTGAATATACAGTGCGTAGATTTCTTCAACAAATTGCATCAGCTGTAAAAGTTCTGCATGACCATAACATTTCACATATGGATTTAAAACCACAGAACATACTGTTAACATCAAATTACCaaccagttttaaaaatcgCCGATTTTGGTTTTGCCCAGCATATTGAGTCTGTGCAGGAGTATTCGCTAAGGGGGTCTCCCTTATACATGGCTCCAGAAATGATactaatgaaaaaatatgatGCGAAAGTAGATTTATGGTCAATCGGGGTTATACTGTATGAGTCTCTATTTGGAGAGGCACCTTTCGCATCTAGAACATTAGAAGATTTAGAGGCAAAAATACAGAGTCAGGATCCTATTTTGGTCCCAAGAACCCCGCAAACATCAAACGATTGCAAGAACCTTCTTTATGGTCTTCTACGTAGAGACCCAGATCAACGGATAAGTTTCGAGGACTTTTTCGCTCATCCATTTGTAGATTTGGAACATAAACCATCGCAAGATTGTCTTCCCAAAGCAACAGAGATTGTAATGTCTGCAGTTGCTTCTGATCGGGCAGGAGATCTTGCCAAAGCTGCTAAGCTGTATTCTGAAGCTATCGAGTATTTTGTTCCAGCAATTTATTACGAAAATGACCAACTTAAAAAAGCTGCTTTGAGAACGAGGGTTACCGAGTATTGCAATCGTGCAGAGCAACTTAAAATTCTTAGCAAACCAGTTACAACCCCGACAGATTCTTTGgaacaattaaaacttttaagtGAAGACAACCAAGTTATAACAGAAGCAATACAGATGATTTTTGAAGCTAGAAAAGCTGAGAAAAATGACAAATTCCAACAAGCATTGGATTTGTATACTGAAGTCTTGGGCAATCTTATTCCAATATTAGGTAAAGAGAAACCAACTAGAAGGAAAGAGCTTTTACATTCGCAAGTACAGTTCCTACTGACGAGAGCAGAATCAATTAGAAGTTATGTTAGTGTACAAGAAATTGAAATACAGCAGCCAAATGTACAAGTagaaaacaaaccaacaaaatgttcaatctcataa